The nucleotide sequence CGCGGCAAGGGCAACGCTCTCAACAACTACTGCACTTCGGTGGCAGGCAACGAGCAGTTCTGTTCCAAGTGTCATGCCGGATATGGCATGACCGATTTCAAATCCTACGATTTCGAAAATGCCGAGAACATCGACTGCCTGGTCTGTCACGACACAACCGGGACCTACGGCAAGGCTCTCAACGCCGCCGGATACCCCAACGAAAACGTCGATCTTTTGTATGTTGCCAAGAACGTCGGCACCCCGAACCGTGACAACTGCGGCCAGTGCCATTTCTACGGCGGTGGCGGTGATGCGGTCAAGCACGGCGATCTCGATTCGTCGATGGCCTACCCGGAACGCGACACTGATGTCCACATGGATGTTGAAGGGAATGACTTCCAGTGCATCGAGTGTCACACCACCGAAAACCACATGATCTCCGGAAACTCCCTCGGTGTCTCACCGGGTGGCAAGGTTCATATCCAGTGCACCAAGTGCCACGAAGATAAAGTTCACCAGGAGAGCCGGCTTAACGCCCACATTGATACGGTTGCCTGCCAGACCTGCCATATCCCGACCTTCGCCAAGAACCTTGCGACCAAGGTCTGGTGGGACTGGTCGAAGGCCGGTGAAGAGCGCCAGTTTGACGAGAAAGACGAGCACGGCCACCACACTTACGTGAAGAAAAAAGGTGAAATGAAGTATGCCATGAACGTCGTCCCGACCTACAGGTGGTACGACGGAACCGGCGGCGCTTACCAACGTGGCGAGAAGGTCGATCCAGACAAAATCGTTAAAATCGCCTACCCGATCGGCGACCGCAAGAATGACGACGCAAAAATTTATCCGTTCAAGGTAATGCGCGGCAAGCAGATCTACGACACCAGGTACAAGAACCTGATTACCGCGAAAGTTGCCAATGAAGGCGGCTACTGGGTCGACTTCGACTGGGACAAAGCGGCCAGTCTCGGCTCAGAGGCCTCCGGGCTTCCCTACAGCGGTGAATACGGCTTTATCGAAACCGTCATGTACTGGCGCATCAACCACATGGTCGCACCGAAAGAGCAGGCCCTCAGTTGTCTCGACTGCCACGGCGACGACGGCCGCATGGACTGGAAAGAGCTCGGCTACAAGGGTGATCCGATGACCCGGGCCAAGTGGGCCCGTACCCACTAAGCAGCATAACGTTTATTTCAGGGATGATTCCCTGCCTCCATGGCCGGCCCGCAAAGGGCCGGCCTTTTTTTATCACCCGTGGACAGACCCCACCTGATGCCAAAACGGGACAGTCCCCGCTCCGCTCGTAAAGCCGGCATCAACTTTCCGGTAAATGCAGGTTCTTATTGCTTTTTTAAAACTTTTTGTGTATTTTTCAACTCAACTACCGCTTAGGAGAATTCCATGTTTGGACTCGGCACAACAGAACTTATCATTATTCTCATTCTGGTCCTGGTTATTTTCGGAGCCGGCAAGCTCCCCTCGGTCGGCGGCGCCCTCGGCAAGGGCCTGCGCAATTTCAAGGATGGCATGAAAGACGTCGAAGACGATTCGGATCCTGAGAAGATAGAAAAAAAAGATGACGAGGCTTAAGCCCGTTTGACAAGCAACCTCTCAAGGCCCGCATCGCGGGCCTTTTTTATGGTTCATCGCATTTTATCGGGAATAAATGGTGCGCACCCAAATACCGCCAGACTTTTCCAATCGCACCATGAAAGCATAATTCCAGTTCGCCGGTATCGCTCAGCGAGCCCGCCTGATGATCAGGTTCCCTCACTACAACGATTTGAATCCTTCAGGATCAAAAGCATTTATGAACGCAGGACTTCGTCCGCAGAGCCGCAGAGAATTCAGCGGCAAAACTAAACGGTTACGAGCTTTACTCCTTTGGCAGGCCTGGCTCCGTTTTGGTTTTCATTGCGTTAAGAATCTGAATTTTCCTTCAGGGACACCCCCCTGAACTTCGGGGAGTGTCCCCGTGTAACTTTCGACTCCGATCGCCTGTCCTGAGTTAACCGAAGGGGGAATCCATTGATGATTTTGACTTGCCCCCGTTGCTCTTGAGGTCGCTCCCACCAGCGCGACCACTGAACCGTAGCTCAACCGCAACCGCCACGGAGACGTGCTGCGTTTGCCTCAAGGCAAACTCGCTGGTAGCACAGTATTACAGAAACAATTCAGACCGAACAAAAAAAGCCCCCTGCAAGGGAGCCGTTTTCTGCATACTCTTTTATGGCTTAATAAAAGAGTATGGCGGAGTGCGCGGCCGCGACCGCGCGGTTCTCCTGTCTTCAGGAATACTTCGCTGTACCCTGGGGACACCTCCCTGAACTTCGGGAAGTGTCCCCATTCGACCAGTCAAGACCACCGGTGTCAAACGACCGGCTCCAGACTTTTCTTGCCTGTTCTGATCCACCTGAAGGATGAGTCTAACGTTGTATTCACTCTAATCTGCGAAGAACCTTTTTTATTGCTTCGGGGCAACCGTGAAACCTTGAAAATATGAGCCTGTCATGGTAATTTCCGACACGGCTTGACAGACTGATTTCCCAGATTGAGGTCAAAGATGAAAATTACACGCAAAGAAGTTGAACACGTTGCCGTTCTGGCGCGACTCGCCCTGAAAGATAATGAGCTCGACCGGTTTACCGGCGAGATGGACCAGATTCTCGGCTATGTCGAAAAACTGAACGAACTTGATACGGAAGGAATCATTCCAACGGCCCATGCCGTTCCGGTTGAAAATGCTTTCCGTGACGATGTCGTCAGACCATCCATCGGCATTGACAAGGCGTTGCAGAATGCCCCCGATCCGGCCGACGGCTGCTTTCGTGTCCCGAAAGTTATTGAATAATTATATTGAGGTTAGAAGATGCAATTAACTGAACTCGGCATCGCTGCTCTGCAGGAGAAGTTGCGCAGCAAAGAGATCTCCTCGGTTGAATTAACCCGGGCCTATCTGGAACGGATCGATGTAACCGACAAGGAGATCAATGCCTATATTACCGTAACCGAAGCAGACGCCCTGACGGCGGCGACCGAAGCAGACCGACAGATCGCGGCCGGCACAATTGAGCCGCTGACCGGCATCCCGGTGGCGCTCAAGGACATCTTTCTGGTTGACGGAATGCGCACGACCTGCGCTTCGAAGATTATTGATAATTTCGTTGCCCCGTATACGTCGACAGCGGTCGCCAATCTCAAAAAAAATGGGGCCGTGATCCTTGGCAAGCTGAACATGGATGAGTTTGCCATGGGAAGTTCAAACGAAAACTCGGCGGTCGGTCCGGCCAGGAATCCCTGGGACACCAGCAAGGTCACCGGCGGTTCGTCCGGCGGTTCGGCGGCAGCGGTAGCAGCCCACCAGGCGGCGGCCACCCTCGGCACCGACACCGGCGGCTCGATCCGGCAACCGGCATCCCATTGCGGCGTTGTCGGCCTGAAGCCGACTTATGGCCGGGTCTCCCGCTACGGGGTCATCGCTTTCGCCTCTTCGCTCGACCAGGTCGGCGCCTTTGCCCGCAATGTCACTGACTGCGCAACCATGCTCGGCGCCATCGCCGGGCATGATCCGCTCGACTCAACATCGATCGACCGACCGGTCCCCGATTACCGGGCCGAACTCTCCGGCGACCTCAAGGGGGTCCGCATCGGTCTGCCGAAGGAGTACTTTATCGATGGACTCGACGCCGATGTCAAAGCAGCGACCGAAACGGCGATTAAAACTTACCGTGATCTCGGTGCCGAGATTATTGACGTCTCATTGCCGCATACCGATTACGCCGTCGCCTGCTACTACCTGGTCGCAACCGCCGAAGCATCGAGCAACCTGGCCCGCTACGACGGCATCCGTTATGGTGCCCGGGTCGACAATGGAGGCGGACTGATCGAGCTCTACCGCCAGACCCGGGCGGCCGGGTTCGGCGACGAGGTTAAACGCCGCATCATGCTCGGCACTTACGCCCTCTC is from Desulfuromonas sp. and encodes:
- a CDS encoding cytochrome C — encoded protein: RGKGNALNNYCTSVAGNEQFCSKCHAGYGMTDFKSYDFENAENIDCLVCHDTTGTYGKALNAAGYPNENVDLLYVAKNVGTPNRDNCGQCHFYGGGGDAVKHGDLDSSMAYPERDTDVHMDVEGNDFQCIECHTTENHMISGNSLGVSPGGKVHIQCTKCHEDKVHQESRLNAHIDTVACQTCHIPTFAKNLATKVWWDWSKAGEERQFDEKDEHGHHTYVKKKGEMKYAMNVVPTYRWYDGTGGAYQRGEKVDPDKIVKIAYPIGDRKNDDAKIYPFKVMRGKQIYDTRYKNLITAKVANEGGYWVDFDWDKAASLGSEASGLPYSGEYGFIETVMYWRINHMVAPKEQALSCLDCHGDDGRMDWKELGYKGDPMTRAKWARTH
- a CDS encoding twin-arginine translocase TatA/TatE family subunit, yielding MFGLGTTELIIILILVLVIFGAGKLPSVGGALGKGLRNFKDGMKDVEDDSDPEKIEKKDDEA
- the gatC gene encoding Asp-tRNA(Asn)/Glu-tRNA(Gln) amidotransferase GatCAB subunit C (allows the formation of correctly charged Asn-tRNA(Asn) or Gln-tRNA(Gln) through the transamidation of misacylated Asp-tRNA(Asn) or Glu-tRNA(Gln) in organisms which lack either or both of asparaginyl-tRNA or glutaminyl-tRNA synthetases; reaction takes place in the presence of glutamine and ATP through an activated phospho-Asp-tRNA(Asn) or phospho-Glu-tRNA; some Mycoplasma proteins contain an N-terminal fusion to an unknown domain), producing MKITRKEVEHVAVLARLALKDNELDRFTGEMDQILGYVEKLNELDTEGIIPTAHAVPVENAFRDDVVRPSIGIDKALQNAPDPADGCFRVPKVIE
- the gatA gene encoding Asp-tRNA(Asn)/Glu-tRNA(Gln) amidotransferase GatCAB subunit A (allows the formation of correctly charged Asn-tRNA(Asn) or Gln-tRNA(Gln) through the transamidation of misacylated Asp-tRNA(Asn) or Glu-tRNA(Gln) in organisms which lack either or both of asparaginyl-tRNA or glutaminyl-tRNA synthetases; reaction takes place in the presence of glutamine and ATP through an activated phospho-Asp-tRNA(Asn) or phospho-Glu-tRNA), which translates into the protein MQLTELGIAALQEKLRSKEISSVELTRAYLERIDVTDKEINAYITVTEADALTAATEADRQIAAGTIEPLTGIPVALKDIFLVDGMRTTCASKIIDNFVAPYTSTAVANLKKNGAVILGKLNMDEFAMGSSNENSAVGPARNPWDTSKVTGGSSGGSAAAVAAHQAAATLGTDTGGSIRQPASHCGVVGLKPTYGRVSRYGVIAFASSLDQVGAFARNVTDCATMLGAIAGHDPLDSTSIDRPVPDYRAELSGDLKGVRIGLPKEYFIDGLDADVKAATETAIKTYRDLGAEIIDVSLPHTDYAVACYYLVATAEASSNLARYDGIRYGARVDNGGGLIELYRQTRAAGFGDEVKRRIMLGTYALSSGYYDAYYLKAQKVRTLIRQDFLDAFEKVDTILTPVAPTPAFGIGEKVDDPLQMYLSDIFTIPANLAGTCAMSLPCGFSRQGLPIGLQLIGQPFAEEQILRTAYAFEQATDWHSKKADIQGGDND